The following are encoded in a window of uncultured Sphaerochaeta sp. genomic DNA:
- a CDS encoding Gfo/Idh/MocA family oxidoreductase, translating to MDRIAYGMIGGGKGAFIGDVHRKAIRLDDLAVLKAGCFSRDVEKSKAFGTELGIASDRLYADYREMAEKEASREDGIAFAVCVTPNASHFDICKAFLSQGIHVVCDKPLTWTIEQSEELAEICKKKNLLFGVTYTYTGYPAVKQMRKMVQDGVLGKIRFVNAEYPQDWLGNPVDEHSSIAPWRMDPKVSGATNCLGDIGSHIENMVATVTGKKIKKVCARLDSLVEGRTLDDNASVMVEYEGGGKGLYWSSQIAFGYDNALRIRIFGEKGSLEWLQEDPDYFTFTPCDGPKQRWSRGREAFDPVAQQYSRVPAGHPEGLYEAFANIYKPFILALGKHLRGEKLVPSDLDFPGVEEGLDGVKFINRCLESSKQGSVWVDL from the coding sequence ATGGATCGAATTGCCTATGGAATGATTGGAGGTGGAAAGGGAGCCTTTATCGGGGATGTACATCGTAAAGCTATCCGTCTCGATGATCTTGCTGTCTTGAAAGCCGGTTGTTTTTCCCGGGATGTGGAGAAGTCAAAAGCATTTGGGACAGAGCTCGGTATTGCAAGTGATCGTCTCTATGCCGACTACCGTGAGATGGCAGAGAAGGAAGCAAGCAGGGAAGACGGCATAGCCTTTGCTGTTTGCGTTACACCAAACGCTTCCCACTTTGACATATGCAAGGCCTTCCTCTCCCAGGGGATTCATGTTGTCTGTGACAAGCCCCTGACCTGGACAATTGAACAGAGTGAAGAGCTGGCTGAAATCTGCAAGAAGAAGAACCTGCTTTTTGGTGTTACCTATACCTACACTGGATATCCTGCAGTGAAGCAGATGAGAAAGATGGTCCAGGATGGAGTGCTGGGGAAAATTAGGTTCGTGAATGCCGAGTATCCACAGGACTGGCTGGGTAATCCCGTCGATGAACATAGCTCCATTGCTCCCTGGAGAATGGACCCCAAGGTATCGGGGGCAACAAACTGTCTTGGTGATATCGGAAGCCATATCGAGAACATGGTGGCTACAGTTACCGGGAAGAAGATCAAGAAGGTATGTGCACGTCTGGACAGCTTGGTTGAGGGCAGGACGTTGGATGATAATGCCTCGGTGATGGTTGAGTACGAAGGGGGAGGCAAGGGCCTGTACTGGTCAAGCCAGATTGCCTTCGGCTATGACAATGCCCTCCGTATCCGCATCTTTGGTGAGAAAGGGAGCTTGGAGTGGCTTCAGGAGGACCCTGACTACTTCACCTTTACCCCGTGCGATGGGCCGAAACAGAGGTGGAGTCGTGGTCGTGAGGCGTTCGACCCGGTAGCCCAGCAGTACTCCCGTGTGCCGGCAGGACACCCCGAGGGTCTCTACGAGGCATTTGCCAATATCTACAAGCCTTTCATCCTGGCACTTGGGAAACACCTTCGTGGAGAGAAACTGGTGCCCTCCGATCTTGACTTCCCAGGAGTCGAAGAAGGGCTTGATGGTGTGAAATTCATCAACCGGTGCCTGGAGAGCAGCAAGCAAGGCTCTGTTTGGGTCGACCTATAA
- a CDS encoding Gfo/Idh/MocA family oxidoreductase → MMKLVIVGCGGMGWYQAQKFQALGARIVGAIDHNEEHLRGFCEAFGVEESYKSLDMISRFSAKADALSCCLPDCFHALCCEAAVRANLALFCEKPLTATQEEADLLARLPRSQPFMVNFSKRHTPSLSAVQEALSRGLLGTLENVTISYLQSWYKSHVWGDPEEVFRWKWRLLSEYNRDGCLSDLGSHLLDLLFLLFGNVRFEKKTLVVTSPALVEYDALLSVGNHIPCTLHCSYQDPAWDDSLQLTIEGSEATLTMNTSLDRKQVVIASKDGTITKLEGNRPVSTYQKFFDAVVSGTSLPPAFEDGYRVQKLLEEMR, encoded by the coding sequence ATGATGAAACTCGTCATAGTGGGATGTGGAGGAATGGGTTGGTACCAAGCCCAGAAGTTCCAGGCCTTGGGTGCCCGGATTGTAGGCGCAATCGATCATAATGAGGAGCATCTGAGGGGTTTCTGCGAAGCCTTTGGGGTGGAAGAGAGCTATAAGAGTCTCGATATGATCTCCCGCTTCTCAGCCAAGGCCGATGCCCTGAGTTGCTGTCTCCCTGATTGTTTTCACGCCCTCTGCTGTGAGGCAGCGGTGAGAGCAAATCTGGCACTCTTCTGTGAGAAGCCGCTCACCGCAACCCAGGAAGAGGCTGATTTATTGGCGAGGCTCCCGAGGAGCCAGCCATTCATGGTCAATTTCTCAAAGCGCCATACGCCCTCTCTCTCTGCAGTACAGGAGGCTCTCTCCCGTGGTTTGCTTGGCACGCTGGAGAATGTCACCATCTCATACCTGCAGAGCTGGTACAAGAGCCATGTCTGGGGAGACCCCGAGGAGGTTTTTCGTTGGAAGTGGAGACTGCTAAGTGAATACAATCGGGATGGTTGCCTCTCTGACCTCGGCAGCCACCTCCTTGATCTGCTTTTCCTGCTCTTTGGAAACGTCCGCTTTGAGAAGAAGACCCTCGTCGTCACTTCACCTGCCTTGGTTGAGTATGATGCCTTGTTAAGTGTTGGGAACCATATCCCTTGCACATTGCACTGCTCTTACCAGGATCCTGCTTGGGATGATTCATTGCAACTTACCATAGAGGGCAGTGAAGCCACGCTCACGATGAATACTTCCCTCGATAGGAAGCAGGTGGTCATTGCCAGTAAGGACGGAACTATCACGAAGCTGGAGGGAAATCGTCCAGTTTCGACCTATCAGAAGTTTTTTGATGCTGTTGTAAGTGGAACCTCTCTTCCTCCAGCATTTGAGGATGGATACCGGGTCCAGAAACTCTTGGAGGAGATGCGATGA
- a CDS encoding LacI family DNA-binding transcriptional regulator, which yields MEKIVGRADVAKAAGVAESTVSRALNDSPLISDEIKKKVRLAAEELGYVPSRTATLFASNRSFAIGFVVPYYKKILPFTRSYFPALLDGLLLGTLNHNYNVGIIFENYLGKYRSYRDLITSHSYDGLIFAITKDQFPEIDPLIEHNLPFVLVNNYREGAASIYARPDEGMRKAFAHAHELGHHHIGYVTGDLQFKNGKDRLQAFEELASYYHLQTTIVEGNFSRNSGFNAFRQFGKKESLIMTASDRQAFGFLQACSEHSKKVPQDISLIGYDNFQPAGTSTPPLTTVDHPIMEMGAEAVQMLIGMIEHGKEAEQRWAETGFVVRKSTRSLGE from the coding sequence ATGGAGAAGATTGTAGGAAGGGCTGATGTAGCAAAGGCAGCAGGGGTAGCGGAGTCCACGGTCTCCCGTGCACTCAACGATTCCCCTCTTATCAGTGATGAGATCAAGAAGAAGGTACGACTGGCTGCAGAAGAGCTGGGATATGTCCCTTCACGGACTGCTACGCTCTTTGCAAGTAATAGAAGCTTTGCCATCGGCTTTGTGGTTCCCTACTACAAGAAGATCTTGCCCTTTACCCGTTCCTATTTCCCAGCCCTCCTCGATGGCTTGTTGCTTGGAACACTGAACCACAACTACAATGTTGGGATTATCTTTGAGAACTATCTGGGTAAGTACCGCAGTTACCGTGACCTTATCACCAGCCATAGCTATGATGGCCTGATCTTTGCCATCACCAAGGACCAGTTTCCCGAGATCGATCCCCTTATCGAGCACAACCTCCCCTTTGTGTTGGTGAACAACTACCGAGAGGGGGCTGCAAGCATCTATGCACGTCCTGATGAGGGGATGAGGAAGGCGTTTGCCCATGCCCATGAGCTTGGGCACCACCACATCGGATATGTGACGGGGGACCTGCAGTTCAAGAACGGCAAGGACAGACTCCAGGCCTTCGAGGAGCTTGCCTCCTACTACCACTTGCAGACAACCATTGTCGAAGGAAATTTCTCCAGAAACTCAGGCTTCAATGCCTTTAGACAGTTCGGGAAGAAAGAGTCTCTGATTATGACTGCCAGTGACCGGCAAGCCTTCGGCTTTCTCCAGGCCTGCAGTGAACACTCCAAGAAGGTTCCCCAGGATATCTCCCTTATCGGGTACGACAACTTCCAGCCTGCTGGTACCAGTACTCCTCCCCTGACTACAGTCGATCATCCGATCATGGAAATGGGAGCTGAAGCCGTACAGATGTTGATCGGTATGATCGAGCACGGAAAAGAAGCAGAACAGAGATGGGCGGAGACCGGTTTTGTGGTGAGAAAGTCCACCCGATCCCTGGGAGAATAA
- a CDS encoding AAA family ATPase — protein MKILKIRASGLPLFSSDVEVDFLALQRVSTESAETMHRLFSNYYQNNVIAITGINASGKTTLLKVVNFSFRLLNNEPISIIDSIEIFDGLLDQDIVSFTIFFYANDHAIHMLHTVIKKQDDRFIIVEETLHSKSITSAKSKKALFDVSSFKQEQMRNQQEAYLLDDVSIMVAFNKRQAERISIVDMLRFTNNNLLGLNAEIPHELIEFFDPSIEYLTIEKQFKDQEIRLKFKNKEELIFHQLSELNRYLSSGTIKGITLFLNALKILKVGGYLLVDEIENHFNKEIVVTLIRFFMDQDCNPKGAVLLFSTHYPELLDEFSRNDTIYIARNKAGITVENLSKILTRNDINKSDAYQSGYLEGTVPLYDAYMNLKRIVIRTLV, from the coding sequence ATGAAAATACTTAAGATACGAGCATCAGGATTACCATTATTCTCTTCTGATGTAGAGGTGGATTTTCTTGCACTTCAAAGAGTCTCTACGGAATCTGCCGAAACAATGCACCGCCTATTCTCGAACTACTATCAAAACAATGTAATTGCAATCACTGGTATAAATGCATCTGGAAAAACAACACTCCTGAAGGTCGTTAATTTCTCATTTCGATTGTTGAATAATGAACCCATAAGCATTATCGATAGTATTGAAATATTTGATGGGCTACTTGATCAAGACATCGTATCATTCACAATTTTTTTCTATGCAAATGATCATGCGATTCATATGCTTCATACTGTTATTAAAAAACAAGATGACAGATTCATCATCGTTGAGGAGACTTTACACTCTAAATCAATTACCAGCGCCAAGAGTAAAAAAGCCTTATTTGATGTCTCTTCTTTCAAACAGGAGCAGATGAGAAATCAGCAAGAGGCTTATCTTCTTGACGACGTCAGTATCATGGTTGCTTTTAATAAACGCCAAGCCGAGCGAATCTCAATAGTTGACATGCTTCGCTTTACCAACAACAACCTATTAGGTCTAAACGCAGAAATCCCACACGAATTGATAGAATTTTTCGACCCTAGCATTGAATACCTTACTATTGAGAAACAGTTTAAAGATCAGGAAATCCGACTTAAGTTCAAGAACAAAGAAGAACTTATCTTCCATCAGTTGTCTGAACTGAACAGATACCTTTCATCGGGCACAATTAAAGGTATTACACTATTTCTGAACGCCTTAAAAATTCTTAAAGTCGGTGGATATTTACTTGTTGATGAAATAGAGAACCACTTCAATAAGGAAATTGTGGTCACACTAATCCGTTTTTTTATGGACCAGGATTGCAACCCAAAAGGAGCTGTACTACTCTTTTCTACACACTATCCAGAGCTACTTGATGAATTTTCTCGTAACGATACTATCTACATAGCGCGAAATAAAGCTGGGATTACTGTAGAGAATCTTTCAAAAATCCTTACACGTAATGATATAAATAAAAGCGATGCATACCAAAGTGGATACTTAGAAGGAACAGTCCCCTTGTATGACGCTTATATGAACCTAAAAAGAATTGTAATAAGAACACTTGTGTAG
- a CDS encoding sugar phosphate isomerase/epimerase produces MKNIQLGALLFAKEVTSANLERLKDAGFETLSICFWETLGGTDLTSLARTTEEARLPVKAISVWGNPLANDETLRGVHTLIEQAPQFGNPFVSTFAGRVPSKSVEASLPLFKEVFSELIDQVHRHDCRGLLLENCRMGDLWKRGAWNIAINDAAWSLIFSTLDDPLLGLEWEPCHQVEALLEPLAQLRRWKGRVFHVHGKDAHVDHALLSDIGLYAPEKAIKATLPGCGDTNWQTLMQILVDGGYQGSIEIEAGGSSFFSDFEEKVASLEYLKKCRSSLR; encoded by the coding sequence ATGAAGAACATACAGCTTGGGGCACTGCTCTTTGCCAAAGAGGTAACCTCCGCTAATCTTGAGAGGCTGAAGGATGCAGGGTTCGAAACCCTCAGCATCTGTTTCTGGGAGACCCTTGGCGGAACCGATCTTACCAGTCTTGCTCGCACTACGGAGGAAGCAAGGCTTCCTGTCAAGGCAATCTCTGTTTGGGGTAATCCTTTGGCAAATGACGAGACCCTCCGTGGTGTGCATACCCTTATAGAGCAGGCTCCACAGTTCGGGAATCCGTTTGTCTCAACGTTTGCAGGTCGTGTTCCATCTAAAAGTGTTGAGGCATCGCTTCCCTTGTTCAAGGAAGTGTTCAGTGAATTGATTGATCAGGTCCACCGTCATGATTGCAGGGGATTGCTCCTGGAAAACTGTAGGATGGGAGACCTCTGGAAGCGTGGCGCTTGGAATATTGCCATCAATGATGCAGCATGGTCCCTCATCTTCTCCACCCTCGATGATCCCCTTCTTGGCCTCGAGTGGGAGCCGTGTCATCAGGTGGAGGCACTGCTCGAGCCGCTTGCCCAGCTGAGACGTTGGAAGGGGAGGGTTTTTCATGTACATGGCAAGGATGCCCATGTTGATCATGCCCTCCTTAGTGACATCGGGCTCTATGCCCCAGAGAAGGCGATCAAAGCTACCTTGCCTGGCTGTGGCGATACCAATTGGCAAACACTGATGCAAATTCTTGTGGACGGAGGGTACCAGGGAAGCATTGAGATAGAGGCGGGTGGATCCTCGTTTTTCAGCGATTTTGAGGAGAAAGTTGCATCCCTTGAGTACCTTAAAAAATGTCGCAGTAGTCTTCGATAG